Proteins co-encoded in one Pyxidicoccus xibeiensis genomic window:
- a CDS encoding TonB-dependent receptor domain-containing protein, whose translation MKTLASVLCLLVATGALAQVPDDAGTLDAGVPTGVLTKPPVLARQVEAAYPPEAAAQQLEGTVVMFIDISETGAVTNVEVTQPAGHGFDEAAVEAVKQFEFTPAEVDNVPAPVRIQYAYQFVFRPAPPPEAADGGAATPEGPVNFSGQALERGTRKPLNGAEVVLPELDLSTVADAEGRFSFRGVPTGTHEVLVVVGGYDRFRTKETISEGQQTRATYYVQRRIFSPYETVVRSDRERKEVSQTTLQVAEVQRIPGTQGDTLKVVQNLPGVARPAFNGGQLIIRGSSPQESGVFLDGQRIPLLYHFGGLTSVYNSELLEAVDYLPGNFSAYFGDLTGGVINVRSREPRMDRLHATVGVNLIESNAVIEGPITETLGFAVAGRRSYIDLVLGLVPEGDSGPNLQVAPRYYDAQLKLVWKPLSRHTFTLQGITSRDRLGLVFERPTANDPTINGSLDVTTGFNQLRLRHQYRADALTLDTHALVGNTLIEFTLGERGLRIASTDVNLRSTAEYAFGDALTWAGGVDVTSSFARVTARIQSPPREGEPPNPTVTEEILDTDGDFLQYFPSLWTELRWRPVKGLLVVPGVRAESYIFTEQTRPRRTLNPRLAVRYALTEALTLKGGAGVYHGPPVQDEPSVGFGNPDLRAKRSLQYGLGAEWQVRPEWFVSGEVFYNDLDGLITRSNATVERDGEQVPERLKNGGVGRIYGLEVLVRRALTDRLFGWISYTLSRSERRDTPESGWRLFDNDQTHVLTAIASYKLPAGWEVGARMRFASGNPNTPVIGSVRDDGSDVFIPLYAAVNSRRLPSFNQLDIRVDKNFIFDKWALNVYLDLTNAYNNPAVEGIAYNYNYTESAFFEGLPILPVLGAKGSF comes from the coding sequence ATGAAGACTCTCGCCTCTGTCCTCTGTCTCCTCGTCGCCACCGGGGCCCTGGCCCAGGTTCCTGACGACGCCGGCACCCTGGATGCCGGTGTGCCCACGGGCGTCCTGACGAAGCCGCCCGTCCTCGCGCGCCAGGTGGAGGCGGCCTATCCGCCGGAAGCCGCCGCCCAGCAGCTCGAGGGCACGGTGGTGATGTTCATCGACATCTCGGAGACGGGCGCCGTCACGAATGTCGAGGTGACGCAGCCGGCGGGCCACGGCTTCGACGAGGCGGCGGTGGAGGCGGTGAAGCAGTTCGAGTTCACCCCCGCCGAGGTGGACAACGTCCCCGCCCCGGTGCGCATCCAGTACGCCTACCAGTTCGTCTTCCGCCCGGCCCCGCCTCCCGAGGCCGCCGACGGCGGCGCCGCCACGCCCGAGGGGCCGGTGAACTTCAGCGGCCAGGCGCTGGAGCGCGGCACGCGCAAGCCGCTCAACGGCGCCGAGGTCGTCCTGCCGGAGCTGGACCTGTCCACCGTCGCGGACGCGGAGGGGCGCTTCTCCTTCCGGGGCGTGCCGACAGGGACGCACGAGGTGCTGGTGGTGGTGGGCGGGTACGACCGCTTCCGTACGAAGGAGACGATTTCGGAGGGGCAGCAGACGCGCGCCACGTACTACGTGCAGCGGCGCATCTTCAGCCCGTACGAGACGGTGGTGCGCAGCGACCGCGAGCGCAAGGAAGTCTCCCAGACGACCCTCCAGGTGGCCGAGGTGCAGCGCATCCCCGGCACCCAGGGCGACACGCTGAAGGTGGTGCAGAACCTGCCCGGCGTGGCGCGGCCCGCCTTCAACGGCGGCCAGCTCATCATCCGCGGCTCCAGCCCGCAGGAGTCCGGCGTCTTCCTCGACGGCCAGCGGATTCCCCTGCTGTACCACTTCGGCGGGCTGACCTCCGTCTACAACTCGGAGCTGCTGGAGGCGGTGGACTACCTGCCCGGCAACTTCTCCGCCTACTTCGGCGACCTCACCGGCGGCGTCATCAACGTGCGCAGCCGCGAGCCGCGCATGGACCGCCTCCACGCGACCGTGGGCGTCAACCTCATCGAGTCCAACGCCGTCATCGAGGGGCCGATTACCGAGACGCTGGGCTTCGCGGTGGCGGGCCGGCGCTCGTACATCGACCTGGTGCTGGGCCTGGTGCCGGAGGGCGACAGCGGGCCCAACCTCCAGGTGGCGCCGCGCTACTACGACGCGCAGCTCAAGCTGGTGTGGAAGCCGCTGTCCCGCCACACCTTCACGCTGCAGGGCATCACCTCGCGGGACAGGCTGGGCCTGGTGTTCGAGCGGCCCACGGCCAATGACCCCACCATCAACGGCAGCCTGGACGTCACCACGGGCTTCAACCAGCTGCGGCTGCGCCACCAGTACCGCGCGGACGCCCTCACGCTGGACACCCATGCCCTGGTGGGCAACACGCTCATCGAGTTCACCCTGGGCGAGCGCGGCCTGCGCATCGCCTCCACGGACGTGAATCTGCGCTCCACGGCGGAGTATGCCTTCGGCGACGCGCTCACCTGGGCGGGCGGTGTGGACGTGACGAGCAGCTTCGCGCGCGTCACCGCGCGCATCCAGTCCCCGCCCCGCGAGGGCGAGCCGCCCAACCCCACCGTCACCGAGGAGATTCTCGACACGGACGGGGACTTCCTCCAGTACTTCCCGTCGCTGTGGACGGAGCTGCGCTGGCGTCCCGTGAAGGGCCTGCTGGTGGTGCCGGGCGTGCGCGCCGAGAGCTACATCTTCACGGAGCAGACCCGCCCCCGGCGGACGCTCAACCCGCGCCTGGCGGTGCGCTATGCGCTCACGGAGGCGCTGACGCTCAAGGGCGGCGCGGGCGTCTACCACGGCCCTCCCGTCCAGGACGAGCCGAGCGTGGGCTTCGGCAACCCGGACCTGCGGGCGAAGCGCTCGCTCCAGTACGGCCTGGGCGCGGAGTGGCAGGTGCGGCCGGAGTGGTTCGTCAGCGGCGAGGTCTTCTACAACGACCTGGATGGCCTCATCACCCGCTCGAACGCCACGGTGGAGCGCGACGGGGAGCAGGTGCCGGAGCGGCTGAAGAACGGCGGCGTGGGCCGCATCTACGGCCTGGAGGTGCTGGTGCGCCGCGCGCTGACGGACCGGCTCTTCGGCTGGATTTCCTACACGCTCAGCCGCAGCGAGCGCCGGGACACGCCGGAGTCGGGCTGGCGCCTGTTCGACAACGACCAGACGCACGTGCTGACGGCGATTGCGTCCTACAAGCTGCCGGCGGGCTGGGAGGTGGGCGCGCGCATGCGCTTCGCCTCGGGCAACCCCAACACGCCCGTCATCGGCTCGGTGCGCGACGACGGCTCGGACGTCTTCATCCCCCTGTACGCGGCGGTGAACTCGCGGCGGCTGCCGTCCTTCAACCAGCTGGACATCCGCGTGGACAAGAACTTCATCTTCGACAAGTGGGCCCTCAACGTCTACCTGGACCTGACGAACGCGTACAACAACCCGGCGGTGGAGGGCATCGCCTACAACTACAACTACACCGAGAGCGCCTTCTTCGAGGGCCTGCCCATCCTCCCGGTCCTCGGCGCGAAGGGGAGCTTCTGA
- a CDS encoding OmpA/MotB family protein, whose protein sequence is MRTPLVLAALVALSTGCVSKGKFEAKTLEAEQLAKGLNDEKGAREAAEAKIKELEAEKQALTARLNTSESRLTANAAERRALEEKNAQLAALNEELARNTKQLAQAKEELEKKSSEYENLAQSLKQEISDGKIQLSELKGKMTVQLKDKILFASGSARVGKEGEDALAKIADALKTVQGKIIRVEGHTDDVPIGSGQFPTNWELSLARAMAVVRSLQDAGVDPTALSAAGYGQYQPIAANDSPENRSLNRRIEIVLAPK, encoded by the coding sequence ATGCGGACACCGCTGGTTCTGGCTGCTCTCGTCGCGCTCTCCACCGGGTGCGTCTCGAAGGGGAAGTTCGAAGCCAAGACGCTGGAGGCGGAGCAGCTCGCCAAGGGGCTCAACGACGAGAAGGGCGCGCGTGAGGCCGCCGAGGCGAAAATCAAGGAGCTGGAGGCCGAGAAGCAGGCCCTGACGGCGCGGCTCAACACCTCCGAATCCCGTCTCACGGCCAACGCGGCCGAGCGCCGCGCGCTGGAGGAGAAGAACGCGCAGCTGGCCGCGCTCAACGAGGAGCTGGCGCGAAACACCAAGCAGCTGGCTCAGGCGAAGGAGGAGCTGGAGAAGAAGAGCTCCGAGTACGAGAACCTCGCCCAGAGCCTCAAGCAGGAGATTTCCGACGGGAAGATCCAGCTCTCCGAGCTCAAGGGCAAGATGACGGTGCAGCTCAAGGACAAGATCCTCTTCGCCTCCGGCTCCGCGCGCGTGGGCAAGGAGGGCGAGGACGCGCTGGCGAAGATCGCCGACGCCCTCAAGACGGTGCAGGGGAAGATCATCCGCGTGGAGGGCCACACGGACGACGTCCCGATTGGCAGCGGCCAGTTCCCCACCAACTGGGAGCTGAGCCTGGCGCGCGCCATGGCGGTGGTGCGCTCGCTCCAGGACGCCGGCGTGGACCCCACCGCGCTGTCCGCGGCGGGCTACGGCCAGTACCAGCCCATCGCGGCGAACGACTCGCCGGAGAACCGCAGCCTGAACCGTCGTATCGAAATCGTGCTGGCGCCCAAGTAG
- a CDS encoding chalcone isomerase family protein: MRKQTWQGSARWLVLCTMLVAGAAQAGQKQVGGVNMPDSMTLRGRTIALTHMALHKRLFFKVYVWSLYLEEQPRNASEAIASNSVKRLHFRFLRNISRDQLVGSLRDNLQKNPDMRQGPMADNLGVLLSSLKDVRKGEDLVITYVPDTGLEISGGASGGAFIPGKHFADALFSVWLNAHPIFPR, encoded by the coding sequence ATGAGGAAGCAGACGTGGCAGGGAAGTGCGCGGTGGCTCGTGCTCTGCACGATGCTCGTCGCGGGCGCGGCCCAGGCGGGACAGAAGCAGGTGGGCGGCGTCAACATGCCGGACTCGATGACGCTGCGGGGGCGCACCATCGCGCTCACGCACATGGCGCTACACAAGCGGCTGTTCTTCAAGGTCTACGTGTGGAGCCTCTACCTGGAGGAGCAGCCGCGCAACGCGTCCGAGGCCATCGCCTCCAACTCCGTCAAGCGCCTCCACTTCCGCTTCCTGCGCAACATCAGCCGGGACCAGCTCGTGGGCAGCCTCCGCGACAACCTCCAGAAGAACCCGGACATGCGCCAGGGGCCCATGGCCGACAACCTCGGCGTGCTGCTGTCGTCGCTGAAGGACGTGCGCAAGGGCGAGGACCTGGTCATCACCTACGTGCCCGACACCGGCCTGGAGATTTCCGGCGGCGCCAGCGGCGGGGCCTTCATCCCCGGCAAGCACTTCGCCGACGCGCTCTTCTCCGTGTGGCTCAACGCCCACCCCATCTTCCCCCGCTGA
- a CDS encoding NEW3 domain-containing protein: protein MLRTLLVLAVAVAAGCVTQEEPAPTAPAPTPTDSRVHTRPDAAPLKEKVSQLNTRLRRGEARHVTPLLAERASALAALMDVDAGAALALALPDAVRGSLARKHPGAATHLEERGTFEGELEAIVVDSPGRTEVRTDYFVRVKGERLQVRFADEASRELRSGLHVRVRGLKLGARVAAEDAEVVPVTSALSATSACSSTGDQRTIVILATFPFQPQTLTQEQVREVFFSTTQRSLTRFWSEASQGRTTASGDVVGWYTLDRAYSCNETDAMRTAALAAANADVDFRQYDRIFIVHPEATGTNCYYGGLGTLACNTQPTPDGTITASTSWLRAEYMAPNDMGVELVTHEGGHNLTLHHANTRDFGAEPLGPVGAAGTRIEYGDVFSTMGDWNLGHYSAPHKVRLGWLEPAALATVDGTDGTFTLSPISGPLGSGLQALKVRRGFHGDGWLWVEARRPVGDYDVTLPEQVFGGAVIHYEDASTGTATHLLDFTPETASWRDPAFLPGSTWTDPYTNVRLTVDASTAAGVTVSVQYAPVPCVSASPTVAFDTWYDYSTPGGQVESGVTVTNNDTVGCAASTFDLATSLPSGWPTSNLPASITLAPGKQRFFYFTKHVPEGTPYATYTVDLTVTRGSESITVDDTLDVIAPCARQPIQVYFDRGSQVVTAGDTAAFGVTVINRDSRACGWGYFEPASTLPAGWTTEYDQFGFDVEAGGSFEFTMYKAVPADAQGTYAVDVQLLREGYEVEATATASVEVNPCVRAVPTFTALPATVDVQPGGSVTYTLTLTNHDAATCGASTYDLVVETEPWGGVLSTPALTVEPGATATATLTVTAPVNAGAGSRFFELSVLRGGVYVHGAELEARIACLPRVPTVAFSPAVSTVEAGKPFTVTMTVGNADNRACDTGSFAVGATVPSGWTYAFSQSVLSLAPGASGTVSLTVTPPVTATAGRYTPSAVAAHAGLSTTGTFAVDVTPPPLKATVSVPASTYKRNALVPLTTTVMRGTLSAQASVRFTVTRPDGLAETRTVATDSMGKAAWSYTARVRGTHQVTATATAGTETATSNTVGFSVL from the coding sequence ATGCTTCGCACGTTGCTGGTCCTCGCCGTGGCCGTGGCCGCGGGCTGTGTCACCCAGGAGGAGCCCGCGCCCACCGCGCCGGCCCCCACGCCCACCGACAGCCGCGTCCACACGCGGCCCGACGCGGCGCCACTGAAGGAGAAGGTGTCCCAGCTCAACACCCGGCTGCGCCGGGGAGAGGCACGTCACGTCACGCCACTGCTGGCCGAGCGCGCCAGCGCCCTGGCCGCGCTGATGGACGTGGACGCGGGGGCCGCCCTCGCCCTGGCGCTGCCGGACGCGGTGCGTGGGAGCCTGGCCCGCAAGCACCCCGGCGCCGCGACGCACCTGGAGGAGCGCGGCACCTTCGAGGGCGAGCTGGAGGCCATCGTCGTGGACAGCCCGGGGCGGACGGAGGTGCGCACGGACTACTTCGTGCGAGTGAAGGGCGAGCGGCTCCAGGTGCGCTTCGCCGACGAGGCCTCGCGGGAGCTGCGCAGCGGCCTGCACGTGCGCGTGCGCGGCCTGAAGCTGGGCGCGCGGGTGGCGGCCGAGGACGCGGAGGTGGTGCCGGTGACGTCGGCGCTCTCCGCGACGTCCGCGTGCAGCAGCACGGGCGACCAGCGCACCATCGTCATCCTGGCCACCTTCCCGTTCCAGCCGCAGACGCTCACCCAGGAGCAGGTGCGCGAGGTGTTCTTCTCCACCACGCAGCGCTCGCTGACGCGCTTCTGGAGCGAGGCGTCGCAGGGCCGCACCACCGCCAGCGGCGACGTGGTGGGCTGGTACACGCTGGACCGGGCCTACTCGTGCAACGAGACGGACGCCATGCGCACCGCCGCCCTCGCCGCCGCGAATGCGGACGTGGACTTCCGCCAGTACGACCGCATCTTCATCGTCCACCCGGAGGCCACCGGCACCAACTGCTACTACGGCGGCCTGGGCACGCTGGCCTGCAACACGCAGCCCACGCCGGACGGCACCATCACCGCGTCCACGTCCTGGCTGCGCGCCGAGTACATGGCGCCCAATGACATGGGCGTGGAGCTGGTGACGCACGAGGGCGGCCACAACCTCACCCTGCACCACGCCAACACGCGCGACTTCGGCGCCGAGCCGCTGGGCCCCGTGGGCGCGGCGGGCACCCGCATCGAGTACGGCGACGTGTTCTCCACCATGGGAGACTGGAACCTGGGCCACTACTCCGCGCCGCACAAGGTGCGGCTCGGCTGGCTGGAGCCGGCGGCGCTGGCCACGGTGGACGGCACGGACGGCACCTTCACGCTGTCCCCCATCTCCGGCCCGCTGGGCAGCGGCCTGCAGGCCCTCAAGGTGCGCCGCGGCTTCCACGGTGACGGCTGGCTGTGGGTGGAGGCCCGCCGCCCGGTGGGCGACTACGACGTCACCCTGCCCGAGCAGGTGTTCGGCGGCGCCGTCATCCACTACGAGGACGCGTCCACCGGAACGGCGACGCACCTGCTGGACTTCACGCCGGAGACGGCCTCCTGGAGGGATCCGGCCTTCCTGCCGGGCAGCACCTGGACGGACCCGTACACCAACGTGCGGCTGACGGTGGACGCCTCGACGGCCGCGGGTGTCACGGTGAGCGTCCAGTACGCGCCGGTGCCGTGCGTGAGCGCGTCGCCCACGGTGGCGTTCGACACCTGGTACGACTACTCCACGCCGGGCGGGCAGGTGGAGAGCGGCGTCACCGTCACCAACAACGACACGGTGGGCTGCGCCGCGTCCACGTTCGACCTGGCGACGTCGCTGCCCTCGGGCTGGCCCACGAGCAACCTGCCCGCGAGTATCACCCTGGCGCCGGGCAAGCAGCGCTTCTTCTACTTCACCAAGCACGTGCCGGAGGGGACGCCGTACGCCACGTACACGGTGGACCTCACCGTCACTCGGGGCAGCGAGTCCATCACCGTGGACGACACGCTGGACGTGATTGCGCCGTGTGCGAGGCAGCCCATCCAGGTGTACTTCGACCGGGGCTCGCAGGTCGTCACCGCGGGAGACACCGCCGCGTTCGGCGTGACGGTCATCAACCGCGACTCACGCGCCTGCGGCTGGGGCTACTTCGAGCCCGCCTCCACGCTGCCCGCGGGGTGGACCACCGAGTACGACCAGTTCGGCTTCGACGTCGAGGCCGGCGGCTCCTTCGAGTTCACGATGTACAAGGCGGTGCCGGCGGACGCGCAGGGCACGTATGCGGTGGACGTGCAGTTGCTGCGTGAGGGCTACGAGGTGGAGGCCACCGCCACCGCGTCGGTGGAGGTGAACCCGTGCGTGCGCGCGGTGCCCACGTTCACCGCGCTGCCCGCGACGGTGGACGTGCAGCCCGGCGGCTCGGTGACGTACACGCTGACGCTCACCAACCACGACGCGGCGACGTGCGGCGCGTCCACCTACGACCTGGTGGTGGAGACGGAGCCCTGGGGTGGTGTCCTCTCCACTCCGGCGCTCACCGTCGAGCCCGGGGCCACGGCCACCGCCACGCTGACCGTCACCGCGCCCGTCAACGCCGGTGCCGGCAGCCGCTTCTTCGAGCTGAGCGTGCTGCGGGGAGGCGTGTACGTGCACGGGGCGGAGTTGGAGGCGCGAATCGCCTGCCTGCCCCGTGTGCCCACGGTGGCCTTCAGCCCGGCCGTGAGCACGGTGGAGGCGGGCAAGCCCTTCACCGTCACGATGACGGTGGGCAACGCCGACAACCGCGCGTGCGACACGGGCAGCTTCGCCGTGGGGGCCACGGTGCCGTCGGGCTGGACGTACGCCTTCTCGCAGTCGGTGCTCTCGCTGGCCCCGGGCGCGAGCGGCACGGTGAGCCTCACCGTGACACCGCCGGTGACAGCCACGGCCGGCCGCTACACGCCGAGCGCGGTCGCCGCCCACGCCGGGCTGAGCACCACCGGCACCTTCGCGGTGGACGTCACCCCGCCGCCGCTGAAGGCCACGGTGTCGGTGCCGGCCAGCACGTACAAGCGCAATGCGCTGGTGCCACTGACGACCACGGTGATGCGGGGCACGCTGTCTGCCCAGGCCAGCGTGCGCTTCACGGTCACCCGGCCGGATGGGCTCGCCGAGACGCGCACCGTGGCCACGGACTCCATGGGCAAGGCGGCGTGGAGCTACACCGCGCGCGTGCGGGGCACCCACCAGGTCACCGCCACGGCGACGGCGGGCACGGAGACGGCCACCAGCAACACGGTGGGCTTCTCGGTGCTCTGA
- a CDS encoding DUF4180 domain-containing protein — MTFHTQELGGIRVLELPAEGPRVEHPTDLISLAFEHRAELLAIPVERLGETFFKLASGLAGELVQKFVNYRIRLAILGDISAHVESSKALRSFVYESNRGSHLWFLEDREALAARLTGGRSESERTRAPVPQR; from the coding sequence ATGACCTTCCACACCCAGGAACTCGGCGGTATCCGCGTCCTCGAGCTGCCGGCGGAGGGACCGCGCGTCGAGCACCCCACCGACCTCATCAGCCTGGCCTTCGAGCATCGGGCAGAGTTGCTCGCCATCCCCGTCGAGCGCCTCGGGGAGACGTTCTTCAAGCTCGCCTCGGGCCTGGCTGGCGAGCTCGTCCAGAAGTTCGTCAACTACCGCATCCGCCTCGCCATCCTGGGGGACATCTCCGCCCATGTGGAGAGCAGCAAGGCGCTCCGGAGCTTCGTCTACGAGTCCAACCGGGGCAGCCACCTCTGGTTCCTCGAAGACCGCGAGGCGCTCGCGGCGCGCCTGACCGGGGGGCGCTCCGAGAGTGAGCGAACCCGCGCGCCGGTACCGCAGCGCTGA
- a CDS encoding helix-turn-helix domain-containing protein, which produces MSQDFYTAEQVADLLDLHVRTVRAYVRDGRLKATRIGKQYRIAREAIEALTGHPLSAPEPVRRHRHVEVSSIVEIDAIAPEAAMRIANGVVAAANGRDPGEGPLRVDTLYSPERARLKLILTGPLADTTRLLQLVNTYLEGAS; this is translated from the coding sequence GTGTCCCAGGACTTCTATACCGCCGAGCAGGTCGCGGACCTTCTGGACCTGCATGTCCGCACGGTCCGCGCCTACGTCCGTGATGGCCGGCTGAAGGCCACGCGCATCGGCAAGCAGTACCGGATTGCCCGCGAGGCCATCGAGGCCCTCACCGGCCACCCCCTCTCCGCGCCCGAGCCCGTGCGTCGCCACCGCCACGTGGAGGTCTCCAGCATCGTGGAGATCGACGCCATCGCTCCCGAGGCTGCCATGCGCATCGCCAACGGCGTGGTTGCCGCCGCCAACGGGCGCGACCCCGGTGAGGGCCCCCTGCGTGTCGACACCCTCTACAGCCCGGAGCGCGCGCGCTTGAAGCTCATCCTGACCGGCCCGCTCGCCGACACCACGCGGCTGCTCCAGCTCGTCAACACCTACCTTGAAGGAGCCTCATGA
- a CDS encoding 3-oxoacyl-ACP synthase III family protein, producing the protein MFLHALGHFHPPNLLTNAFFEELGLETNDAWILERVGIRTRHTVLPLDYLRETRNRDVRAAQEAALYSNAETGRRAALMALERAGLKPSDIGLVVAGGCSPDECIPAESNRVAQLLGVDAPAVDLQSACSSFCMQLHFLTGMRPERLPDYVLVVNMDNSTRVVDYTDRSSAVLWGDGSSAAVLSPRIPGRWQVTETLLAGDPAGADKVRVPRVGHFTQQGGEVQKFAIRRTGETFQDLRSRYLARHPSKGQGDVTFIGHQANLRMLESVQRRCEVPDARHRYNVHVRGNTGSAGAPGVLSEHWDDPSLGDAVVLSVVGSGLTWAGALLERTAGVKK; encoded by the coding sequence ATGTTCCTGCACGCGCTCGGTCACTTCCATCCGCCCAACCTCCTGACCAATGCCTTCTTCGAGGAGCTGGGGCTCGAGACGAACGACGCATGGATATTGGAGCGCGTGGGCATCCGGACGCGGCACACGGTGCTGCCGCTGGACTACCTGCGCGAGACGCGCAACCGCGACGTGCGCGCGGCGCAGGAGGCGGCCCTCTACAGCAACGCGGAGACGGGGCGGCGGGCGGCGCTGATGGCGCTGGAGCGCGCGGGGCTGAAGCCGTCGGACATCGGCCTGGTGGTCGCGGGCGGGTGCAGCCCGGACGAGTGCATTCCAGCCGAGTCCAACCGGGTGGCGCAGCTGCTGGGCGTCGACGCGCCCGCGGTGGACCTGCAGAGTGCGTGCTCCTCGTTCTGCATGCAGCTGCACTTCCTCACGGGGATGCGGCCGGAGCGGCTGCCGGACTACGTGCTGGTGGTGAACATGGACAACTCCACGCGCGTGGTGGACTACACGGACCGCTCCAGCGCGGTGCTCTGGGGAGACGGCTCCTCGGCGGCGGTGCTGTCGCCGCGCATCCCGGGGCGCTGGCAGGTGACGGAGACGCTGCTCGCGGGAGACCCGGCGGGCGCGGACAAGGTCCGGGTCCCCAGGGTGGGGCACTTCACCCAGCAGGGGGGCGAGGTGCAGAAGTTCGCCATCCGCCGCACGGGGGAGACGTTCCAGGACCTGCGCTCGCGCTACCTGGCCCGGCACCCCTCGAAGGGGCAGGGGGACGTCACCTTCATCGGACACCAGGCGAACCTGCGCATGCTGGAGTCCGTGCAGCGCCGCTGCGAGGTGCCGGACGCGCGCCACCGGTACAACGTGCACGTCCGTGGGAACACGGGCTCCGCGGGGGCGCCGGGCGTGCTGAGCGAGCACTGGGATGACCCGTCGCTGGGCGACGCGGTGGTCCTGAGCGTCGTCGGCAGCGGGCTCACCTGGGCGGGTGCGCTGCTGGAGCGCACGGCGGGCGTGAAGAAGTAG
- a CDS encoding arginase family protein has translation MEVTERVQEHVNPLTPYPGNSLSASCHGPAAKEGSQPSARGLHAARPGCRVAAMALVTATQRVNPARAWWAYAARHPGMKVGVTRARNVNMTSTTRDGSLGLFFPQWQGAGEVPALETGARRLRARLDGTGPWLEVEVPSLHPLRREDGLWGRGELLGQLGAARRLLETARPARVLTIGGDCGVEVAPVTYLNARLGGDLAVVWFDAHADLNTPDSSPSGMFHGMPLRVLLGEGDAAFVEGARPHLQPRQVFLAGVRELDPPEADFIRAHALRRFTPAELVSRPEALAQALREEGFHHVYVHMDLDVTDPGELPDVACPTPHGLALATLVSQVRALRETLTLVGASIVEYAPAEAGASREAVLDGLVDEVRTLLG, from the coding sequence ATGGAAGTGACCGAGCGCGTGCAGGAACATGTGAACCCTCTAACTCCGTACCCTGGCAATTCTTTGTCAGCCTCGTGTCACGGTCCTGCCGCCAAGGAGGGCAGCCAGCCGTCCGCACGAGGCCTCCACGCCGCGAGACCGGGCTGCCGCGTCGCGGCAATGGCACTCGTCACGGCAACGCAACGTGTTAACCCCGCCAGGGCCTGGTGGGCATACGCTGCCCGCCATCCAGGGATGAAAGTTGGAGTCACCCGCGCAAGGAATGTGAACATGACCTCCACGACACGGGATGGGTCGCTCGGTCTCTTCTTCCCCCAGTGGCAGGGAGCCGGAGAGGTCCCCGCGCTGGAGACGGGAGCGCGGCGGCTGCGCGCCCGGCTCGACGGCACGGGCCCCTGGCTGGAGGTGGAGGTTCCCTCCCTGCACCCCCTGCGCCGGGAGGACGGACTGTGGGGACGGGGCGAGCTGCTCGGCCAGCTCGGCGCGGCCCGGCGGCTGCTGGAGACGGCACGTCCCGCGCGCGTGCTCACGATTGGAGGTGACTGCGGCGTGGAGGTGGCGCCCGTCACCTACCTCAACGCCCGGCTCGGCGGGGACCTGGCCGTGGTGTGGTTCGACGCGCACGCGGACCTGAACACGCCTGACAGCTCGCCCAGCGGCATGTTCCACGGCATGCCGCTGCGCGTGCTGCTGGGCGAGGGAGACGCCGCCTTCGTCGAGGGCGCAAGGCCCCACCTGCAACCCCGGCAGGTCTTCCTCGCGGGCGTGCGCGAGCTGGACCCGCCCGAGGCCGACTTCATCCGCGCGCACGCGCTGCGCCGCTTCACGCCCGCGGAGCTGGTGTCTCGCCCGGAGGCCCTGGCGCAGGCCCTGCGCGAAGAGGGCTTCCACCATGTCTACGTCCACATGGACCTGGACGTCACCGACCCGGGTGAGCTGCCGGACGTGGCCTGCCCGACGCCCCACGGGCTCGCGCTGGCCACGCTCGTCTCCCAGGTCCGCGCCCTGCGCGAGACGCTCACCCTGGTCGGCGCGAGCATCGTCGAGTACGCGCCAGCGGAGGCGGGAGCCTCGCGCGAAGCCGTGCTCGACGGACTCGTCGACGAGGTGCGCACCCTGCTGGGCTGA